The proteins below are encoded in one region of Pontibacter deserti:
- a CDS encoding aspartyl protease family protein has product MTKAFYPMLLCLLQCFLVIIGAQGQSVPVDTAYFTHNHKKLKIPFKLAHNLIVIPVSINDSKPLNFILDSGVNSTLITKLDYTDSLSLNNSTKITVQGLGEGYTMEALISRSNSMQLKHIRGENQEVYVLLEDVFNLSTRMGMPIHGIIGYDIFKNFIVKINYSAQVITLYRPDAKIRINKKAEVHQLHIEDCKPYVFAKVRQYNGDSLNVKLVVDTGASHSLSLYLPTHEKLKLPPKVMEAYLGRGLSGDIHGKIGRIDGMSLGRYDFTDLPASYPDEEAIRLALNVANRNGNLGSDILKRFNVIFDYPHNRLILYPNGKYKQPFSYNIAGFEVSTPMPGINVYVVSNVSKNSAAQEKGIEVGDQLVSINGQDCKDLDLNRILNYLDGRPGQQLRLIFKRDLKPYKVSLTLQNRI; this is encoded by the coding sequence TTACTTTACACATAATCATAAAAAGCTTAAGATTCCTTTCAAACTGGCGCATAACCTGATCGTCATACCTGTCTCTATCAATGATTCTAAGCCTCTTAATTTTATACTTGATTCTGGTGTAAACAGTACACTTATCACTAAATTGGATTATACTGACTCGCTTAGTTTAAACAACTCTACTAAGATTACCGTGCAAGGGCTAGGAGAGGGCTATACCATGGAAGCATTGATCTCCAGAAGTAACAGCATGCAACTAAAACATATCAGGGGCGAGAATCAGGAGGTATATGTATTGCTGGAAGATGTTTTTAACCTTTCCACCCGAATGGGAATGCCCATACATGGTATAATAGGCTATGATATCTTTAAAAACTTTATAGTTAAGATTAATTACAGTGCCCAGGTTATTACGCTCTACAGACCCGATGCCAAGATCAGGATAAACAAAAAAGCAGAAGTTCATCAACTACATATTGAAGACTGCAAACCATATGTTTTTGCAAAGGTCAGGCAGTATAACGGCGACTCTTTAAATGTGAAACTGGTAGTAGATACAGGTGCCAGCCACTCCCTGTCGTTATACCTGCCAACCCATGAAAAACTGAAGTTACCTCCTAAAGTGATGGAAGCTTACTTAGGACGTGGACTTAGTGGCGACATACACGGAAAAATTGGTAGAATAGATGGTATGTCCTTAGGACGATATGATTTTACTGATTTACCAGCATCATATCCTGACGAAGAAGCTATAAGGCTTGCGCTAAATGTGGCTAACCGAAACGGTAACCTCGGTTCAGATATTTTAAAGCGATTTAATGTAATATTCGATTACCCACACAACAGACTCATCCTGTACCCAAATGGGAAGTATAAACAACCATTTAGTTACAACATTGCAGGTTTTGAAGTAAGCACTCCTATGCCGGGCATAAATGTTTATGTGGTATCAAATGTGTCTAAAAATTCCGCAGCGCAAGAAAAAGGCATCGAGGTTGGGGACCAGCTAGTATCTATAAACGGGCAGGACTGTAAAGATCTGGATTTAAACAGAATACTCAATTACCTGGACGGAAGGCCGGGCCAGCAGCTGCGTCTCATCTTTAAGCGGGACTTGAAACCTTATAAAGTAAGTTTAACCTTACAAAACAGGATCTGA